A single genomic interval of Lewinellaceae bacterium harbors:
- a CDS encoding glycoside hydrolase — protein sequence MYETLLKTAQGVLENNWNGTFTKPAPSLYPHQWNWDAGFIAIGNAHYNMDRAEADLRHLFSAQWANGLLPQIVFGEDPNARYFPGPDFWLAHRSPNAPESPRTSGITMPPVHGFALWRIYEIAEDKQRAKAFLKEMYPKVVHLHRYLYQYRDPHEEGLVYIRHPWEGGTDNSPIWDSALKRMDISKLKIPPYERKDLQNPQAAKHRPTQEDYDRYVYLVDLFRQNNYDDAAIYEQCPFLIQDPLFNGVLAWSNECLVQIGGLLGEDVTEIVQWDELTRYSMNEKLWDEERGLYNAYDLRNEELIPVYTSSGLMPLCGDVPTQEQAEKMLLTLESELFGGKRTDIHLCPTYSLLAEDVDFKKYWRGPVWINMNWLLYHGLLRYDMEDMAARVRQHSLELLEKHGIYEYFDPRIGDMDGVGCGTDTFSWSAALCIDLLMGP from the coding sequence ATGTACGAAACACTATTAAAAACAGCACAAGGCGTCCTGGAAAACAACTGGAACGGAACCTTCACCAAGCCGGCTCCCAGCCTTTATCCCCATCAATGGAACTGGGACGCCGGTTTCATCGCCATTGGCAACGCCCATTACAACATGGACAGGGCCGAGGCGGACCTGCGCCACCTCTTCAGCGCCCAATGGGCCAACGGCTTGCTGCCGCAGATCGTCTTCGGCGAAGACCCCAACGCCCGCTACTTCCCCGGGCCTGATTTCTGGCTGGCCCATCGCTCCCCGAATGCGCCTGAATCGCCCCGAACTTCCGGCATCACCATGCCGCCGGTTCACGGCTTCGCCCTCTGGCGCATTTACGAAATTGCCGAAGATAAACAACGGGCAAAGGCTTTCCTGAAGGAAATGTACCCCAAAGTAGTGCACCTGCACCGCTACCTCTACCAATACCGCGACCCGCACGAAGAGGGCCTGGTGTACATCCGCCATCCCTGGGAAGGCGGCACCGACAATTCTCCGATTTGGGACAGCGCCCTGAAACGCATGGATATCTCCAAATTGAAAATCCCCCCCTACGAGCGCAAGGACCTGCAAAACCCCCAGGCCGCCAAGCACCGCCCTACTCAGGAAGACTACGACCGCTACGTCTACCTGGTGGACCTCTTTCGACAAAACAACTATGACGATGCGGCCATCTACGAGCAGTGCCCCTTTCTCATCCAGGATCCCCTCTTCAATGGCGTACTGGCCTGGTCGAATGAATGCCTCGTTCAGATCGGAGGGCTGCTGGGAGAAGACGTCACCGAGATCGTTCAATGGGATGAACTCACCCGGTACAGCATGAACGAAAAGCTCTGGGACGAAGAGCGCGGCCTCTACAACGCCTACGACCTGCGCAACGAGGAACTCATCCCCGTATACACCTCCTCCGGCCTGATGCCCCTGTGCGGGGACGTGCCCACCCAGGAGCAGGCGGAAAAGATGCTGCTCACCCTGGAGAGCGAGCTATTCGGCGGAAAACGCACCGACATCCACCTTTGCCCCACCTACAGCCTGCTGGCCGAAGACGTGGACTTCAAAAAATACTGGCGCGGCCCGGTGTGGATCAACATGAACTGGCTGCTCTACCACGGCCTGCTGCGCTACGATATGGAGGATATGGCCGCCCGGGTCCGGCAGCACAGCCTGGAATTGTTGGAAAAACACGGCATTTATGAGTATTTCGACCCCCGGATTGGAGATATGGATGGGGTAGGGTGCGGGACGGATACTTTCTCCTGGTCGGCGGCGTTGTGTATTGACCTGCTGATGGGCCCATAA